The genomic DNA TGGTGGCCTTTGCTTTTTGCTGTTAGCTTTTGGAGGAAGCCCTTGGATACCTAGGGTGTGGGAGGGAAAACAAACGGCAACTCCCTTTTGGCTGCACAGAAATAGAATAAATTAGCCCTGGGGAAGCCTTTGCCGAGAGCAATTTGGGGCCTCTGTTGTCATCTCCGCCTCTGGAGCCGTGTCCACACTGTGCGGCCATCCGGAGCAACTGAAACTCTCGAGTTACCAAACATATATGTTCAAGCAAGAACCTCTGTCACGCCTAAAGAACCTGCTGGCACGgggtggcgcagggcccggcagaCATGCCATCGTGCCATGACATAggtgccctgctggagcagcgTCCTGCCCCACCAGAGCTGGTAGCACCTTGCTTAAGGCTACCCAGGAGGCTCTGTGCTTGCAGCTGGGAGGACAACCATCTCCATGGGGTGGCTGTGGAGCGGTGCCTCTGGTTGGGGAGGGGAGCTGCGCTGACCTCCTCTGTGTCCCCAGCCCCCCTTTGAAGTGGAGATCTCCGAGATCTCCATTTGCAGGAGCGAGCTCAACTATGCACTGAACAACCTGGGCTCCTGGATGAAGGACGAACATGTGGAGAAGAACTGGGTAAGAGCCAGTGGCCAGGCAGGTCTGAGCTGGGGAGGCACAGGatgggagctgggggctcctCACCCCATGTTTCCCTCCCCAGGTGACACAGCTGGACTCAGCCTTCATCCGCAAGGACCCCTATGGAGTGGTGCTCATCATTGCGCCCTGGAATTACCCCATCAACCTCCTCCTGGTGCCCCTCATTGGGGCCATTGCTGCCGGTGAGACTGGGCTGCATTTCCCCCATCCTGGGGGTCGCCAGGTGCCAGGACCTCAGTGTGGAGGGGTGCCTGGTGTCCTccgtggggcaggcaggggcacCGCGGACAGTGCTCCCCAAGGAGCACCCCCAGTGCTCCCCAAGGGTGAGGTTCTTACTGGGAGGGAACCCCTGTCCCGTAGGTAACTGCGTCGTCATGAAACCCTCCGAGATCAGCAAGGAAGTGGAGAAGTTAGTGGCAGAGATGCTGCCCAGCTACTTGGACAAGGTAGGAAATGTCTCTGTCctggcccccttcctctccattGGCTGTAGCGGGATTGTTCCCCGGCACCCACCCTCTCATGGCCACCGTCGGTTGAGCCCCACACCCCCACGCCTCGATGCTCAGCCTGCGTGTCTCCCTCCCCATGTGGTTACCCTGCTCCTGCCGGGCTCAGGCCCTGCACTCCCCTGCTGTCTGCGTTGCAGGACTGCTTTGCTGTGGTGACAGCTGGCGTGGAGGAGACCAACAAACTGCTGGAGAACAAATTCGACTACATCTTCTTCACCGGTACGTCCTCAGGGGCCTGGGCTCCATGCTCCCGTCCCATCCCTGCCCTTCTTCTTCAAGATGGGGATGTGAGAATGGTGGCCAGCTCATCCCCAGAGACCCCAGCAAGCCCGGCAGCGATCTGGGCTTTCCCATCTCAGAGCCTGGCTGCACTCACAGGGGGTGAGAGCCGAGAGGGACAGGCTGGGGTAGCTTTCTCCAGCCCTCAGAAGGAGAGCCGGTGTAGGGCGCAGCCCCCAGGAGCGCGAGCTGCAGGGCTGGGCACTcatgctgctctccctgccctcaggcagccccTCCGTGGGCAGGATCGTTATGACAGCCGCTGCCAAGCACCTGACGCCAGTGACGCTGGAGCTGGGGGGCAAGAACCCCTGCTACGTGTCTGACACCTGCGAGGTGCACAACGTGGCCAGGCGGGTGGCCTGGGGGCGCTTCTTCAACGCGGGACAGACCTGCGTGGCGCCTGACTACGTGCTGTGCAGCGTGGAGATGCGGGAGAAGCTGCTGCCGGCCCTGCGTGAGGCCATCACCGAGTTTTACGGCCCCAACCCTCAGGAGTCCCCCGACTTTGCCCGCATCGTGGGGGACAAGCAATTCCAGCGGGTgcgggctctgctgagcagcggGCGCGTGGCCATCGGAGGGCAGACGGATGAGCAGGAGCGCTACGTCGGTGAGGGCGCAGGACTGCATCATGGGGCAGGAGCGTTGGTGGAGGTGAcggggcccctctccccgccgcGGTGGGTGCTTTCCCACAGAGCGTGGCACATCGCAGGCCGCACGTGCTGGGTTTGGTATTCACGCTCAGGTTGCGCGAGGCCCTGCTACGAAAGCTCAGCTCTTGCCTCGGCTCTCCTCCCCTCTTCCGGGCTGTCTCACCCCGTGGACACCAAGCCAGCTTTGCCTTGAGGTCGCATCCGCGTTGTCACTTGTTTCGGCCACAGATCTCAGCTGAAGTCAGGACTTGCCCCGATATCCCCATCCTCAAAAGGGCTTTTTTGCTGGCTGCTCCCAGCCGCTTTCCGTGCGGCTTTGAAGGAGCGGTTGAACTGATCTCTCCCACATACCTGACCCTCCACCACTGCCCTGGGTGGCTGATCCTACCGGGCACCGGGCGCTCGTTGCCGCACGCAGCGAAGCCGTTGGCGGCGGAGGCCCGCGGCCCGCCCAGACCGCGCCTCGCTCTTCCCGGCCTTGTCGCCTCTCCGCAGCTCCCACGGTGCTGGTGGACGTGCGGCCGGAGGACCCCGTCATGCAGGAGGAGATCTTTGGGCCCGTCCTGCCCGTCCTCACCGTGGCCGACGTGGACGAAGCCATCGCCTTCATCAACGCCCGGGAGCGGCCGCTGGCCCTCTACGCCTTCTCCTCCTGCAAGAAGGCACGGCGATGAGCGGGGGGTCCGGGGCCAGGCCCGCCTTCCCGGGGacgccccggggtggggggcggcctcGGCCCTGGCCGGCAGGAGGGAGGCGATGGGTGGGGGACAGAGCGGGGCGCCCTGCCCTCACCCACCTCACCACCCCCAGGTGCTGAAGCGGGTGCTGGAGCGGACGAGCAGCGGCGGCTTCTGCGCCAACGACACCGTGATGCACATGACGCTCAACTCGCTGCCCTTCGGCGGCATCGGTAGGATGAGGCCAGCGGGCCCTGACGCCCCTCcggcccccggaccccccccggcccccggacccctccccggtcccccagcccctccggtCCCCCCGGGGTGGGTTGAGGGCACCGTCGGGGGGTGGCGGTGCTGAGGTGCCGTGTGTCGCAGGGCCCAGCGGCCTGGGCCGCTACCACGGGCGCTTCAGCTTCGAGGCCTTCTCGCACCCGCGCTCCGCGCTgctgcgcgccgccggccgcgagGCCCTCAACGGCCCGCGCTACCCGCCCtacgccgcccgccgcctcccgctgctccgcgccgccgccgagaCCAAgcgcgccgccgcctgcgccctcCTCTGACCCGCCACCCCCGCCGCCTACCGCCCGCAATaaagagccgccgccgccgccgcccgactcGCTTGCTGACCGTCCCCACCCCGGGCTCGaacccgcggccccgccgccgccgttcgccctccctgcccctcggccccgcccaaCCCCTCGGccacgccccgccccgccgcgcagccaatccccgccgccgtccccctcccctcccgctgttccctctccccgccccgcctccggctgccctcggccccgccccgcagccaatccccggcgccgccccccccctttccccgtgttccccctccccgccccgccgctccgccccgcccctcaTTGGGGCAGTACCAGCCAATGAGAGGCGAGCTGAGCGCTCGCTGGCCCCGCCCGCCAGCGCGGGGGGAGCCGCTCCgccccctttccccctcctccccgctctccggTCCCGTGACCGCTGCCGCCCgttctgcgcctgcgccgccggCCAGCGCGCCTGCGCGCTTCGCCGTAGGGGGCGGGCCAGgggtcaggacgcctgggtccttgggGGGGGAGGtaaggggcgggggggccgggacgCCTGAGCCcctcggcggggggcggcgatGAGGACACTTGCGgcgcgggggagcggggcggggggcgatcagggcgcctgggtcccttggaAAGCGGGTAGTCGAGACACTTGGGCCCTGGGAGGGGgtgtcaggacgcctgggccccctgcggggtgggggtggggggagggcaggacgcctgggccccctgtggggagggggaacaggacgcctgggtcccctgtagGGTGTGGGGGGAGGGCAGGACGCTTGGGCCCCCTtgcggggtgtgtgtggggggaacaggacacctgggtcccctgggggggggacaggacgcctgggtcccctttgggggggggacaggacaccggggccccttgctgcggggtgtgtgggggggaacaggacacctgggtcccctggggggggggacaggacgcctgggtcccctggggggggcaggacacctgggtcccctgcggggtgtggggggggcaggacaccggggccccctgcggggtgtgggggggagggcaggacgCCAGGGCCCCTTGCTGAGGGGGAGCCCAGGATGTCTGGGTCTCTTGTAGTGGAGGGGTGCGGGCCAAGACACCTCTGGGAAGCAGGGGTTCAGGATGCCTGGGGGCCTTGGTGGGGAGCGGGGAGGCAGGATGCCTGGGGGCCTGGTGGCACGGGGGAGCTCAGGACATCTGGGTCTCTTCTGGTGGATGGGTGGGGGGCAGGATACCGGTGTGGCCTTGTGGGAAGTGGGGGGATCCAAGACGCCTCGGTCCCATGCTGGTCCGGAGCCTGCGTGGCTGGCTCCCTCCCAGCTGGACCTCGGTGGGTGCCAGCCTGGGGACAAGGCTGGCACTGAGTGACGGGACAGGCTGCTGTCCCTGCTGCAGGACTGGACATGGCAGCGCTGCGCTTGCTGTACCGGGCTGCCCG from Struthio camelus isolate bStrCam1 chromosome 5, bStrCam1.hap1, whole genome shotgun sequence includes the following:
- the LOC104149103 gene encoding aldehyde dehydrogenase family 3 member B1, with the protein product MNPYAGLVSRLRAAWLSGKTRPVEYRVAQLEALGRFLEEKKQDILEALASDMRKPPFEVEISEISICRSELNYALNNLGSWMKDEHVEKNWVTQLDSAFIRKDPYGVVLIIAPWNYPINLLLVPLIGAIAAGNCVVMKPSEISKEVEKLVAEMLPSYLDKDCFAVVTAGVEETNKLLENKFDYIFFTGSPSVGRIVMTAAAKHLTPVTLELGGKNPCYVSDTCEVHNVARRVAWGRFFNAGQTCVAPDYVLCSVEMREKLLPALREAITEFYGPNPQESPDFARIVGDKQFQRVRALLSSGRVAIGGQTDEQERYVAPTVLVDVRPEDPVMQEEIFGPVLPVLTVADVDEAIAFINARERPLALYAFSSCKKVLKRVLERTSSGGFCANDTVMHMTLNSLPFGGIGLDMAALRLLYRAARPGMPATLCYLRPLSTAAPRQSYKYVNVQDPAMDIKSITDRAAQTLLWTELFRGLAMTLSYLFREPATINYPFEKGPLSPRFRGEHALRRYPSGEERCIACKLCEAVCPAQAITIEAEPRADGSRRTTRYDIDMTKCIYCGFCQEACPVDAIVEGPNFEFSTETHEELLYNKEKLLNNGDKWEAEIAANIQADYLYR